A single genomic interval of Bradyrhizobium sp. AZCC 1693 harbors:
- a CDS encoding VOC family protein, producing MTVTLRKVIYLHAALSKHDGERSSMVSWGSFLTSEMASVETKPFVPARDFEQSEQFYQHLGFELSWSDGSRTHFRHGNSSFLLQKLHDKERADNVVIHLLVVDVEAWWQHVQAQDLKSKYEINVDPPKDRPWGIREFVIVDPSGVLWRIGQSMG from the coding sequence ATGACGGTCACTCTCCGCAAGGTCATTTACCTCCATGCCGCCCTTTCGAAGCATGATGGCGAACGGTCGAGCATGGTCAGTTGGGGAAGCTTTCTTACCAGCGAAATGGCGAGTGTTGAAACGAAGCCGTTCGTGCCTGCACGCGATTTCGAGCAGTCGGAGCAATTCTATCAGCATTTAGGATTTGAACTCAGTTGGTCTGATGGGAGCCGAACGCATTTCCGGCATGGCAACTCAAGCTTCCTGCTGCAAAAACTCCACGACAAAGAGCGTGCCGATAATGTCGTAATCCATTTGCTCGTAGTGGACGTCGAAGCTTGGTGGCAACACGTTCAAGCTCAGGACTTGAAAAGCAAGTACGAGATCAACGTAGATCCCCCAAAGGATAGGCCTTGGGGCATCCGCGAATTTGTGATCGTCGATCCAAGCGGCGTTTTGTGGCGCATAGGACAGAGCATGGGTTAA